A single window of Jiangella alkaliphila DNA harbors:
- a CDS encoding IS1380 family transposase, with the protein MQLSHTRPVVSAAFDEPNLVSSAGLVPAMALAGEARLRELGDEHLSVPTDKGANAGLKLSGLVAGMTAGADSIDDMALLRHGAMGKVFAGIYAPSTLGSFLRAFTFGHVRQADAIASRFLINLTQRTALLGETADTATVMVDIDDTIVEVHGYQKQGAGFGYSGVRGLNAVLATVSSQTFAPVIAAQRLRNGSAGSPRGATRLATDALALIRRTHLAGRDVLVRADSAFYSHALVTAALKAGANVSITVRMDPAVKRAIAGIAETAWTTIKYTDAVYDETTRTWNSRAEVAEVPFTAFTSKNKTDQIPGRLVVRRIPDLNPRNSEGQDTLFDSWRFHAFFTTTDTTEMDTVAADQTHRAHAVIENVHADLKASALAHLPSGVFNANAAWLVCAVMAFNLTRAAATLTKTPTLTRATTATIRRKLITVPARIATSARRLTLHLPTNWPWQTAWSTLYNALFPRPATTHT; encoded by the coding sequence ATGCAACTCTCTCACACCCGACCGGTCGTCTCGGCGGCCTTCGATGAGCCCAACCTCGTGTCGTCGGCGGGCCTGGTCCCGGCGATGGCCCTGGCCGGCGAGGCACGGCTGCGCGAGCTGGGCGATGAGCACCTGAGCGTGCCGACGGACAAGGGCGCCAACGCCGGGCTGAAGCTGTCGGGCCTGGTCGCCGGCATGACCGCCGGCGCGGACAGCATCGACGACATGGCCCTGCTACGCCACGGCGCGATGGGGAAGGTCTTCGCCGGCATCTACGCCCCCTCCACACTTGGCTCGTTCCTGCGCGCCTTCACCTTCGGCCATGTCCGCCAAGCCGACGCGATCGCCTCTCGGTTTCTGATCAACCTGACCCAGCGCACGGCCCTGCTGGGCGAGACCGCAGACACCGCGACGGTGATGGTCGACATCGACGACACCATCGTGGAGGTACACGGCTATCAGAAGCAGGGCGCGGGGTTCGGGTACTCCGGGGTGCGGGGCCTGAACGCCGTGCTGGCCACCGTTTCCAGCCAGACCTTCGCGCCGGTGATCGCCGCCCAGCGCCTGCGCAACGGCTCGGCCGGGTCCCCACGCGGGGCGACGCGTCTGGCCACCGACGCCCTCGCCCTGATCCGCCGCACCCACCTGGCCGGCCGAGACGTGCTGGTCCGGGCGGACTCGGCGTTCTACTCCCACGCCCTGGTCACCGCAGCGTTGAAGGCCGGCGCGAACGTCTCGATCACCGTGCGGATGGACCCGGCGGTCAAACGCGCCATCGCCGGCATCGCCGAGACCGCCTGGACCACGATCAAATACACCGACGCCGTCTACGACGAGACCACCAGAACATGGAACTCTCGTGCCGAGGTCGCCGAGGTTCCCTTCACCGCGTTCACCTCCAAGAACAAGACCGACCAGATCCCCGGCCGGCTCGTGGTCCGCCGTATCCCCGATCTCAACCCCCGCAACAGCGAAGGCCAGGACACGTTGTTCGATTCCTGGCGCTTCCACGCCTTCTTCACCACCACCGACACCACCGAGATGGACACCGTCGCCGCGGACCAGACCCACCGGGCCCACGCGGTCATCGAGAACGTCCACGCCGACCTCAAGGCCTCCGCGCTGGCCCACCTGCCCTCCGGGGTGTTCAACGCCAACGCGGCCTGGCTCGTCTGCGCGGTCATGGCGTTCAACCTCACCCGCGCCGCCGCGACCCTGACCAAGACCCCCACTCTGACCAGGGCGACCACCGCGACGATCCGCCGCAAACTCATCACCGTCCCCGCCCGGATCGCCACCTCCGCCCGGCGTCTGACCCTGCACCTGCCGACCAACTGGCCCTGGCAGACCGCGTGGTCCACGCTCTACAACGCCCTCTTCCCCCGGCCCGCCACGACACACACCTGA